One Streptomyces sp. BA2 DNA window includes the following coding sequences:
- a CDS encoding FtsX-like permease family protein yields MFRTALRNVLAHKARLLMTVLAVTLGVAFVSGTLVYTDTFGEAFKKSSAKSFTNVSVAIRPDESASGHSPFSRGQTAKQDPKLTDALLKRAGGLPGAESATGVLSGSVSLADKHGKPVGQTWGTTGGNYYPATTKGADTRYHFTDGRAPKTSAEIALDSKTAERTGYKIGDLASVSTNGPVTEQKITGIFDTDDGKVAAGGTLVLFDNATAHKVLGKTGEYDEITVKAVPGAPDAALKNRIEKILPQGTEAVTGKTLADEQAAQITQETDDMSHVLLCFAGIALFVGIFLIANTFTMLVAQRSKEVALLRAIGASRRQVTRSVLTEAVIIGLVASVSGFLLGLGIAAGMRAAMGSASMPDGPLVVAPSTGIYALLVGVGVTVLAAWLPGRRSARIPPVAAMNSVHATPTTRSLVLRNSIGSLAVVGGAAGVLFTTGMKLSDAVYPLGLSTALLIIGVFMLTPLLARPVIAAAAPLLDRFGVAGKLARRNALRNPRRTAATAAALMIGLSLITSMTVVAVSVQGASDDRSVTALKSDYVISMANGDPLSPDVRKTLDTLPEVTASSPRRLTGVVVDGARTPTGISGVDMKSIGELLNVNLTSGSAKNLSASDALVDSETADKAGLKAGDAFAVKFHDGKAERLTVAGVYEGNAGNKMFIDSGIRVSTTVVDKHLATVADDLVLVKVKGGPSSKAEDTIVKALGQNPAIDVLDKKALSDKYSLQVNLMLNVLYGLLAMALVIAVLGVVNTLAMSVFERRHEIGMLRATGLARAKTKQMVRLESIVISLFGAVLGIGLGICLAWAIGTSITNSLPTYTMTIPYPRIALFLLMAGAIGMVAAAWPARHAAKLNALDAIKTE; encoded by the coding sequence GTGTTCCGCACCGCCCTGCGCAACGTTCTCGCGCACAAGGCCAGGCTGCTGATGACCGTACTCGCCGTCACGCTCGGCGTCGCGTTCGTCTCCGGCACCCTGGTCTACACCGACACGTTCGGTGAAGCCTTCAAGAAGAGTTCCGCCAAGAGCTTCACCAACGTCTCCGTCGCGATACGCCCCGACGAATCCGCCTCCGGTCACTCCCCTTTCAGCAGGGGCCAAACGGCAAAGCAGGACCCCAAACTCACCGACGCGTTACTGAAGCGGGCCGGGGGTCTGCCCGGTGCCGAGTCGGCGACCGGCGTGCTGTCCGGCTCCGTGTCGCTTGCCGACAAGCACGGCAAGCCTGTCGGCCAGACATGGGGCACCACCGGCGGCAACTACTACCCCGCCACCACGAAGGGTGCGGACACCCGCTACCACTTCACCGACGGCCGTGCGCCCAAGACTTCCGCCGAGATCGCTCTCGACAGCAAGACCGCCGAGCGTACCGGCTACAAGATCGGCGACTTGGCAAGCGTCTCCACCAACGGCCCGGTGACGGAGCAGAAGATCACCGGTATCTTCGACACCGATGACGGCAAGGTCGCAGCCGGCGGCACGCTCGTCCTCTTCGACAATGCCACCGCCCACAAAGTGCTGGGAAAGACGGGCGAGTACGACGAGATCACCGTCAAGGCCGTGCCCGGCGCCCCCGACGCCGCGCTCAAGAATAGGATCGAGAAGATCCTGCCGCAGGGCACCGAGGCCGTCACCGGGAAGACTCTCGCGGACGAGCAGGCCGCCCAGATCACCCAAGAGACCGACGACATGAGTCATGTGCTGCTCTGCTTCGCCGGCATCGCATTGTTCGTTGGCATCTTCCTCATCGCCAACACCTTCACCATGCTGGTCGCCCAGCGCAGCAAGGAGGTCGCGCTGCTGCGCGCCATCGGCGCCTCCCGCCGTCAGGTGACGCGATCGGTGCTGACGGAGGCGGTCATCATCGGCCTGGTGGCCTCGGTGAGCGGCTTCCTGCTCGGACTCGGCATCGCGGCCGGCATGCGGGCGGCGATGGGCAGCGCCTCGATGCCCGACGGCCCTCTCGTTGTCGCGCCGAGCACCGGTATCTACGCGCTGCTGGTCGGCGTCGGCGTGACCGTACTCGCGGCGTGGCTGCCCGGCCGCCGCTCCGCGAGGATCCCCCCGGTCGCCGCGATGAACAGCGTGCACGCCACGCCCACCACCCGCAGTCTGGTCCTGCGCAACAGCATCGGTTCTCTCGCCGTGGTCGGCGGAGCCGCGGGGGTCTTGTTCACGACCGGTATGAAGCTCAGCGACGCCGTTTACCCGTTGGGGCTCAGTACCGCCCTGCTGATCATTGGTGTCTTCATGCTGACCCCCTTGCTGGCCCGGCCGGTCATCGCAGCCGCCGCCCCGCTGCTCGACCGCTTCGGCGTGGCGGGCAAGCTGGCCCGGCGCAACGCGCTGCGCAACCCGCGCCGCACGGCAGCCACTGCCGCCGCCTTGATGATCGGGCTTTCCCTCATCACCTCGATGACCGTCGTCGCCGTCTCCGTGCAGGGCGCGAGTGACGACAGGTCGGTCACCGCTCTCAAGTCCGACTACGTCATCAGCATGGCCAACGGCGACCCGCTCTCCCCGGACGTACGCAAGACGCTGGATACGCTGCCCGAGGTGACGGCCTCCAGCCCGCGGCGCCTGACCGGCGTTGTCGTCGACGGGGCACGGACACCGACAGGGATCTCTGGTGTCGACATGAAGAGCATCGGTGAACTGCTCAACGTGAACCTCACATCCGGCTCCGCGAAGAACCTGTCGGCCAGCGACGCCCTGGTCGACTCGGAGACCGCCGACAAGGCCGGCCTCAAGGCCGGGGACGCGTTCGCGGTGAAATTCCATGACGGCAAAGCCGAACGCCTGACAGTCGCCGGAGTGTACGAGGGCAACGCCGGCAACAAGATGTTCATCGACAGCGGTATCCGTGTCTCAACCACCGTGGTGGACAAGCACCTTGCCACGGTTGCAGACGATCTGGTGCTGGTGAAAGTGAAGGGTGGCCCGTCCAGCAAGGCCGAGGACACCATCGTCAAGGCCCTCGGCCAGAACCCGGCCATCGATGTCCTCGACAAGAAGGCCCTCAGCGACAAGTACAGCCTACAAGTCAACCTGATGCTGAACGTGCTGTACGGGCTGCTGGCGATGGCCCTCGTGATCGCCGTACTCGGTGTGGTCAACACCCTGGCCATGTCGGTCTTCGAACGCAGGCATGAGATCGGCATGCTCCGCGCGACCGGTCTCGCCCGCGCCAAGACCAAGCAGATGGTCCGCCTCGAGTCGATCGTCATATCCCTCTTCGGAGCGGTGCTCGGCATCGGCCTCGGGATCTGCCTGGCCTGGGCGATCGGGACGTCCATCACCAACAGCCTGCCGACCTACACGATGACGATCCCCTACCCGCGGATTGCCCTCTTCCTGCTGATGGCCGGAGCGATCGGCATGGTGGCGGCCGCGTGGCCCGCGCGCCATGCAGCCAAACTCAATGCCCTGGACGCCATCAAGACGGAGTGA
- a CDS encoding ATP-binding cassette domain-containing protein yields MDELPLCVVFEQESPSVTASPLAVKKTAPATAVAAHAVDLTKVYGQGETRVAALDGVSVEFRRAEFTAIMGPSGSGKSTLMHCVAGLDTISSGHAWIGEAELSTLDEQQLTTLRRDKVGFIFQAFNLLPTLNALENITLPLDIAGRKPDKEWLDLVIKQVGLSQRLRHRPTELSGGQQQRVAVARALVGKPEIIFADEPTGNLDSRSGADVLGFLRNSVRELGQTIVMVTHAPVAAAYADRVVYLADGRIVDELRKPTADAVLDRMKQFEPHGRTS; encoded by the coding sequence ATGGACGAGTTGCCCCTTTGTGTCGTTTTTGAACAGGAGAGTCCGTCCGTGACTGCATCCCCCCTGGCCGTGAAGAAGACCGCCCCCGCCACCGCGGTGGCCGCCCATGCCGTCGATCTGACAAAGGTGTACGGCCAGGGGGAGACCCGGGTGGCTGCCTTGGACGGCGTCTCCGTCGAGTTCCGGCGGGCCGAGTTCACCGCGATCATGGGCCCGTCTGGTTCCGGCAAGTCGACACTCATGCACTGCGTCGCGGGCCTGGACACGATCTCCTCGGGGCATGCGTGGATAGGTGAGGCCGAGCTCTCGACCTTGGACGAACAGCAGCTCACCACATTGCGCCGGGACAAGGTCGGCTTCATCTTCCAGGCCTTCAACCTGCTGCCCACGCTCAATGCCCTGGAGAACATCACCCTCCCGTTGGACATCGCCGGCCGCAAGCCCGACAAGGAGTGGCTGGATCTGGTCATCAAGCAGGTGGGTCTGTCCCAACGTCTGAGGCATCGGCCCACTGAACTGTCGGGTGGACAGCAGCAGCGCGTTGCCGTCGCACGGGCGCTGGTGGGCAAGCCCGAGATCATCTTCGCCGACGAGCCGACCGGCAACCTCGACTCACGATCCGGCGCCGACGTGCTCGGCTTCCTGCGCAACTCCGTGCGTGAGCTGGGCCAGACGATCGTGATGGTCACTCACGCCCCGGTCGCCGCCGCCTACGCCGACCGCGTCGTCTACCTCGCCGACGGCCGCATCGTCGACGAGCTGCGAAAGCCGACCGCGGACGCCGTCCTTGACCGGATGAAGCAATTCGAGCCCCACGGCCGCACCAGCTGA
- a CDS encoding histone-like nucleoid-structuring protein Lsr2 gives MAQKTVTIYTDDLTGKESSEARTHTFTLDGVGYEIDLAPESYDQLFEALSPFIDKGRKTGRVKGARKVRSVPAGGPSTADVRIWAKENGYKVNDRGRVPSDVREAFEAAH, from the coding sequence ATGGCTCAGAAAACTGTCACAATCTACACTGACGACCTCACGGGCAAGGAATCCTCGGAGGCCCGGACACACACGTTCACGCTAGACGGAGTGGGCTACGAAATCGATCTCGCGCCGGAAAGCTACGACCAGCTCTTCGAGGCACTGAGCCCTTTCATCGACAAGGGACGCAAGACAGGTCGCGTCAAGGGAGCCCGGAAGGTGCGGTCGGTCCCCGCAGGTGGACCTAGCACTGCAGATGTGCGCATCTGGGCCAAGGAGAACGGCTACAAGGTCAATGACCGTGGCCGCGTCCCGTCCGACGTTCGCGAAGCATTCGAAGCCGCTCACTGA
- a CDS encoding FluC/FEX family fluoride channel, protein MGLLLVLLGMAGGAGLRYAIEKCAFQVWPGAPLPWAAFTVNVGGCFLFGLLLGRADAYGLPTAVYILLGGAITAFSIIGHEIVELVQSGLQGMAVLRALSGWLVGATAAVAGVVVS, encoded by the coding sequence ATGGGCCTACTGCTGGTGTTACTGGGCATGGCAGGGGGCGCGGGCTTGCGCTACGCCATCGAGAAATGTGCCTTCCAGGTCTGGCCCGGTGCCCCTTTACCTTGGGCGGCATTCACGGTCAACGTCGGCGGTTGCTTCCTCTTTGGGCTCCTGTTAGGCCGGGCCGATGCCTACGGCCTGCCCACAGCGGTCTACATTCTCCTGGGCGGCGCCATCACGGCATTCAGCATTATCGGCCACGAGATCGTTGAACTGGTGCAGAGCGGACTCCAGGGGATGGCAGTCCTGAGGGCGCTGTCTGGCTGGCTGGTGGGCGCCACTGCAGCCGTAGCAGGGGTGGTGGTGAGTTGA